The following are encoded together in the Babylonia areolata isolate BAREFJ2019XMU chromosome 18, ASM4173473v1, whole genome shotgun sequence genome:
- the LOC143292039 gene encoding uncharacterized protein LOC143292039, translated as MDEVEETRRPILQMKRRKNRQTKTVLIFDEDARREYLTGFQKRKNQRRKKAKLENEKKLKEEKQALKQQVRDMVKKSDRHRLPEVEEFLNSTVHDLPEHTVTITDMSDRLTVPQQESSSDQQDSRQENEEVQVEEDSETLKKKRKKLMNKLAQVGNIPSTKKSKLKRLGKFKGGGRKGGSGGGGGGKKSKKNKSGIGNKKHKHKQM; from the exons ATGGATGAAGTTGAAGAAACACGTAGACCAATTTTGCAAATGAAACGacgcaaaaacagacaaacaaagactgtACTGATATTCGATGAGGATGCGAGAAG GGAATATTTGACAGGCTTCCAAAAGAGGAAAAATCAACGACGTAAGAAAGCAAAgcttgaaaatgaaaagaaactaaAGGAAGAGAAGCAGGCCCTGAAGCAACAG GTACGAGACATGGTGAAAAAGTCAGATCGCCACAGGCTTCCTGAAGTAGAAGAGTTCCTCAACTCCACAGTTCATGATCTGCCAGAACACACAGTCACGATTACAGACATGTCCGACAGGCTGACAGTACCACAGCAAGAGTCAAGCTCCGATCAACAG GATTCGAGACAGGAAAATGAAGAAGTTCAAGTAGAAGAGGACTCAGAgaccttgaaaaagaaaagaaagaaactgatgaACAA GCTGGCACAGGTGGGCAACATTCCCAGCACCAAGAAGAGCAAACTGAAACGACTGGGCAAGTTCAAAGGTGGCGGCAGGAaaggtggcagtggtggtggaggtggtggcaaaAAGTCAAAGAAAAACAAGTCTGGCATTGGCAATAagaaacacaagcacaaacaaatgtga